In Bordetella genomosp. 10, the genomic window CGCCCAGGCGCCGGCGGCGTTGACCACGGCCGGCGCGGTCCAGCTTCGGCCGCCTTCGCCGATCACGCGCCAATCCTGGCCCCGGCGTTCGATGGCCGTGACGCCGCAATGCTCGACCAGCTCGACGCCGGCCTGCAGGATGGCGCCGCGAAAGGCGCGCAAGGCGCGATGCGGATCGGCGGCGCCGTCGCGGCGGGCGATGGACGCGCCCAGGCAATGATGGCTCAGCTCGGGCAGCAGGCGGCGCAGTTCGCCGGTGTCGATGATTTCCTCATGGACATAGCCGGCGGCGCGCAGGCCTTCCACCCGGGCCTGTAGCTTCTGCAAGGCGGCGGGCGTTTCGGCCACGCAGATCTGCCCGTTGGCGTGGAAGCCGCAATCGTCGTCCACCAGCGACGCCATGGCGTGCCACATATCCATGGCTTCCAGGGCCAGATCGAGTTCGCGCGGGTCGCGGTTCAGCGTGCGCACGCCGGCCGCGGTGGCGCCGGAGGCATGGCGCCCCACCCAGTGCTTCTCGACGACGACCACGCGGGCGCCGCCGCGCGCGAGATGCAGGGCGGCCGACAGGCCGTGCAGTCCACCGCCGATGACGACGGCGTCATAAGCCCGGGTTGCC contains:
- a CDS encoding NAD(P)/FAD-dependent oxidoreductase; the protein is MSSAPSSPASSNPAATRAYDAVVIGGGLHGLSAALHLARGGARVVVVEKHWVGRHASGATAAGVRTLNRDPRELDLALEAMDMWHAMASLVDDDCGFHANGQICVAETPAALQKLQARVEGLRAAGYVHEEIIDTGELRRLLPELSHHCLGASIARRDGAADPHRALRAFRGAILQAGVELVEHCGVTAIERRGQDWRVIGEGGRSWTAPAVVNAAGAWAARIAALVGDDIPLAAKSSMMMVSERLRPFIKPVVAIMGRSLSFKQSDQGTLVIGGGLQGIPDLDKETSTARMKVLAKGAHAATDLFPAVANIRIVRVWAGLEAKTEDLLPVVGPSPNAPGVFHAFGFSGHGFELVPVVGATMADLVLRGGTRRPIQNLKAERLMARAPSETAAAREHAS